DNA from Natronomonas salsuginis:
CGCCCGCCGATCGATGCCCACCGGGTCGACCGAGAACTCGACGCGAGTCATTCCCTCGCCGGGGTTCGATCGCCCAAGCACGGTTACGGGGCCGATCTCGCGGGTGTTCGAGACGTGCGTCCCGCCGCACGCGGCCGCGTCCCAGCCGTCGATCTCGACGATCCGGACCGTCTCACCGGCGAGTTCGTCCTCGGTTTTCGCGTTGAACGCGACGTCGTCGCGAGCGAGCGCAGCCTCGCGAGGGAGTCGTTCCCAGTCGACCGCACGGGACTCCCAGACGCAGCGGTTGACCAGCCGTTCGAGTTCGACGAGCGCCGCGTCGTCGATCGGCGTCGCGAAATCGACGCGGACCTTCTGCTCGTCGATCCCGAACCCACCGTAGCCGAGGTCATCAAAGAGCCGTCGACCCGCTCCATAGAGGGCGTGGCTGGCCGTATGCGAGCGCGCGCAGTAGCGCCTGAAGTCTGCGTCGACGATCCCGGAGACGGTCGAACCCGCGTCCAGCGGCTCGTCGACGACGTGAACCACCGCCCCGTCGTCGGTTCGGACATCGAGCACCGTGTGACCGCCGAGCGTGCCACGATCGGCGGGCTGTCCGCCCCCTTCGGGATAGAAGTACGTCTCCGAGAGGACGACGTCGGTGCCACCGCGTTCGACGGTCGCCTCGAACTCGAGCGTGTCGGGGTCGTCGGGGGCCTTCGAGGATGACATGCCGGTACTGGAACGGGGTCGTACAAAAAAGTCGCCGGGCTACTCGTCGGACAGTTCGATGTCGAGCCGTTCTTCCAGCGCGTCGATGACCGATCCGCCGACGTTCGCGCGGGCCGCACGGCCCTGTTCGACCGCCACGAGGTCGTCCTCGTCGACACCGAGTTCGATCGCGAGTTCGTCGGTCTGGAGTCCCGCGTTCTGACGGGCCTCCTCGACGAGCTGTCCGTAGCCGCGAACCAGATACGGCAGCGGATCGTCCTCGTAATCGGTGCCGCTCTCCCAGTCCGTTTCGATGGTTCGAGCGTCGTCGAGTCTGGCGGCGTTCTGTGCGGCCTTCCGACGGCGATCGCTCGCCCGCCCGTCGTTCGCGGAGGCCGACGTCGACCGCTTCGTCTCGCCGTGTCGGGCGCACTCCGCACAGACCTCGAGCGTCGCCCCGGCGACGGTTTCGGTTTGCAACGGCGTCCCGTCGGCCCCACAGAGTTCGCAGGCACCACCGGAGTCACCTCCGATACCGCCGGTGGAGTATTTCGTCATACGAGAGATGAGCGTGGGAGCGTACTTCAACCCCGCGTTCGCGCGATCGGAACCCGGTTCACTGCCCCGCCGGGTGTGAGTCCGTCCCCACCGAGCCCGAAAACCGACAACCCTTTTAGCGACCCTCGGAAAGGGGTGAATGCGGAAAACGACGACAGCACACGAGTGCGTGGGTAGCCAAGCCAGGCCAACGGCGCAGCGTTGAGGGCGCTGTCCTGTAGAGGTCCGCCGGTTCAAATCCGGTCCCACGCACTGTTGGCGGCCCGCAGCCGCCGAATATCAGTGCGGGTGCTCGAAGACAGCACCCACGCAAACTTCTCCGGCGACAGCGCGAACAGCGCACGCTCCACTCGTCCCGTCGACCGCGACGGGGGATAGAACGATTCCGATCAACAACACATATTCCCAAGCGGTGAGTAAGGCGGGTATGACGACCGGCGATACGATGGTTCGTGCGTGGGCTCGCGAGCACGTCCCTGCGTTGACCGCTATCCTGTCGATCGCCTCGCTCGCGCTCGTCTTCGGCGCAGCGTTACAGGTGATTCCTGCCGCGGCACTTCCCCGCGTTGAATCGCTGTTGAACGCGATTCCGCACGTAAACGCGATCATCAGTCTGAGCGCGATCGGGACGATCCTCCTCGGCGTCCGCGAGATCAGACGCGGAAACGTCGACCGACATCGAGCGCTGATGCTCGCCAGCTTCGCCCTGTTCGCGGCGTTTTTGCTGCTGTATCTCTACCGCGTCACGCTCGTCGGCCCCAGCGACTTCCCGGGGCCGAGCGCGGTGCGAACGTACCTGTATCTCCCGTTCCTCGCGATCCACATCGCACTCGCCGTAATCTGTATCCCGTTCGTGTTTTACGCGCTGTTGTCCGCCGGCACGCGATCGGTGTCGGAGATCTACGGGACGAACCACCGTCGAGCCGGCCGGGTGGCCGCGAGCCTGTGGCTCGTCTCCTTCTCGATGGGGATCGTGATCTACGCGCTGTTGTATCACGTCTACTGACGAACGGCCGCGGATCGATCAAGGACGCGCTCAGAGCGCTTTGAGCGTCTGCAGATCGTGTTCGGTCCGCGCGAACTCCGAGAGTCGACGACTCGCGTGACAGCCCGGACAGTGGAAGGTTCGGGCGGGTTCCGGGAGTTCGTTGGGCGACTTTTGCCACGCCTTACCGCACTCGGGGCACAGGAGACGGACGTACGTTTCCATGTCCGGTCTATTGATGGCGAAGTATGAAAACCTTTGTCACAGTATTGCCGAGGGAGAACCCGACATCGAACCGTGGAAACGGCGGTGGACCGGCAAAAGATCACAGAGCCAAGTCACCGCCAGTCTACGCGGTCGCGATTTCGCCCGCTTCGAGGAGTTCCTTGTACCGGTTTCGGATAGTGACCTCGGAGATGTCAGCGACCTCGCTGACATCGTTTTGCGTGACCTTCTCGTTGCAGAGCAACGCGGCGGCGTAGACGGCCGCCGCCGCCAGCCCGACCGGCGACTTTCCGGAGAGGAGCCCGTCGCCGCGTGCGGCGTCGATGAGTTCGCGAGCGCGTCGTTCGACCTCGTCGGAGAGATCGAGATCGCTCACGAACCGGGGGATGTAGCTCTCCGGATCCGCGGGGGCGACCTCGAGATTCAGTTCTCGGATGATGTATCGATACGTCCGAGTCAACTCCATCCGATCGACGCGGGAGACGCGCTCTATTTCATCGAGGCTGCGCGGGACGCCGGCCTGCCGGGCCGCGGTGTACAGCGCGGCGGTGGAGACGCCCTCGATGGAGCGGCCGGGCAGCAGGTTTTCGTCGAGCGCGCGGCGGTAGATGACGCTGGCTGTTTCGCGGACGTTCTCGGGGAGGCCGAGCGCGCTCGCCATCCGGTCGATCTCGCCGAGCGCCTGCTTGAGATTGCGCTCTTTGGAGTCGCGCGTGCGAAAACGCTCGTTCCACGTGCGGAGTCGCTGCATCTTCTGGCGCTGACGAGTCGAGAGCTGCTTCCCGTAGGCGTCTTTGTCCTGCCAACCGATGTTGGTGGAGAGCCCCTTGTCGTGCATCATGTTGGTCGTCGGGGCACCCACGCGGGATTTTTGATCCTTCTCGGCGCTATCGAAGGCGCGCCACTCCGGGCCACGGTCGATCGAGTCCTCTTCGACCACCAGGCCGCACTCCGTGCACACCGTCTCCCCGTGCTCCGAGTCAGCTTCCAAACGGGCACCACACTCGGGACAGGTGGAGACGGACTCCGTGCTGTCTACTCGCTCCGTCGGTTCGGTTCGGCTCTTCTCCGTGTAGGTTCGAATTTTGGTGTCACTCATGGTGGGCGAGTTACGTCCTGCTCCGGAGGTGGGGGAACCAAAGAATCCGGGCGGACTACTCCTATCTCAACGTTAGTTCGAAAACTACTTAAATGTTTCGTAAGCGCACATCCTGAAAGCACCGAAATTCGGCGTATTGAGCAGTATTATACGGTACCGAATGTCGTGCGATACGATTCCTCAATGATATATTGGTAATAAATATTTTTGTAAGAGTATCGGCAGCCGTGAGCATCGATCACACGGTGAAGAGGTGCCCATCCGTCGGGACTTCGAACACACCGATTCGTGCGCCCGCGTCCATCCAGCCGTGGCCGTACGAGAACGACGCGAGGGCGTTCACCGGATCGCCCTGTGTCCGAAAATGCCGACCATCTTCGAGATACGAAGCCGCCATTTCGCGAAACTCGACGGCCGCCTCGTACAGCGGTGTTCCCTCCTGTGGTGCGATTTCGGCGGCTTCGAGCGCCGACGAAAGCAGCGTTTCGTACCGGTCGGTCTTCTCTTCGAGATCAGCAGGCATAGTCGTTTGTCGGGCGTCGCGTACAAAACGAGATTGGCTTCGGTCGCCCTATTCGATGTCGACGTACTGGTCCTCCCAGTCGCGTCTGGCATCGATCTCTCGACGGCCGCGTCGGGTGAGCGTGTAGAAGTTCGTTCGTCGGTCCCGCTGGCCCTTCTCGACGAGGCCCTTCTCGACGAGGGTGTCGAGGTTCGGATAGAGCCGTCCGTGGTGGATCTCCTTTTCGTAGTAGTCCTCGAGTTCCTCTTTGATCGCCAATCCGTGAGGTTCTTCGAGACCGGCAATCACGTACAGTAGGTCACGCTGAAATCCTGTCAGGTCGTGCATCGGTGAGATCTATACGCATGTTACCGTCGTGTTAGGTTAAATATATCGGAACGACCCCACGAGTAGAGTCCGTCGAAACCCGTTCACAGAGCAGTATACCGAAACAATAGGGCAACCATGGACATCGGAATCCATATCAGCAAATTGTCTCGATATGCACGAACCGGCGGCAGGTGTCGTCTCAGATTGCGTAACATACAGCCCGGTGAGGGATTCGAGACGGCGAAATGGTTGAGCAAACTGGTTCCCGATGGCGAAGCGGCCGAAGGCGCGCTCGGGACGGACGACCCGTTATCGATCGTTGTTCAGCGAGAGAGGAAAGCGGCCGACCGGATGAAAAGGACCGGTCGGACACTTGCCGCCCTGAATTGGTCCCCGCTGACGCTTCGGCCCTCCAAGCGAAGCGTCATTGTACATAAGTGGATACCGGGGTATAAATGTACCGGAGCGGGCGCGCCGAGCGTCCGATCAGATGTACTCCTCTTCGAGCACCCAGCCGAGCGCTCTCTTATAATACGTGAACATTTGACGCACGCCCTCGTGGTTCATATCTTCGTCGTCCAGTTCCGCCTTCAGGAATTCATATTGTTCGCGTATCTCCGCTTCGTCACGCATATGCGAATTACGGCTACCACACACATGAAGGTTGGTCATCGATCGGGGTCGGTCGTCCCGCCGGTCAAAACGTCCACCTCCCGCTCGAGATTAGCGCCGCGCACGCGTGGGCTACATGAGCTGGCGGAACGCCCGCCGACCGCTTCGGGATCGACGTGTCTCCGGCAGTATGCTCGAGGTGGCCCGGGCCGACGAGCATTTCGAGTCGTTCGGCGTGTAGCCGAGGGTGTTTTCACCCGCGGCATCCCAGTGTCGGTATGAAGATCCGCGGCCAACGGGAGTGCAAGGCGTGTGGGACCCAGTGGTCGTACTACGAGACGGGCGAGATATCCTGCCCGTCGTGTGGGAGCCACCACAGCGTGGGCACCGACGACGAGCGGACTCTCCACACGGCCACGTCGGCGACGCTGGATCTGACGCCGCTTCGCGGGAACGTCGATTCGGAGCCGATCGGTAGGCTCGCCGACCGTGCCAGCGATCGAGCGCGTGGGTTCACTCGGGGATACGGATTCATCGACGCCGGGCGGCTCCGGCCGCTCGACGACGCGTATCTGGCGGCGATGGAACTCAAGCACGTCGCCGCAGAACTCGGCCGGCGGCTGACCGTCGACGAGGACGAGGAGTGGTACTTCAGCGGCTTGCTGCGCGCCGACGAGGGGGATCGACCCGACAACGACTCGGTTCCGCGATCGTTGCGGGCCGCTCGCGGGCTCGCGTGCGCCAACGCGGTTCGGGAGTATCGAGCCGACCTTCGGAGCTACGTTCAGGAACATCCGGATTCCGCCGTAGACGGCGCGCTAGAGCGGCTCGGTACCCACATCAAGCGGATCCGCGCGCTTGATGGGGACGTGCCGCCGCCGGAGGCTGAGAGGCTTGTGGCGGCGGCACGTTCCATCGGCCGCTACCTGATCGACGGTGACGAAGGGGAGCTGACGCTGGCCGAATCGCGGCTCGATTCGCTCGAGTAACACCGACGCCGCAGGTGGTGGCGAACAGGCGACACCGGCGACGACTCCACGTTCCGTGTCTCGCACACCCGCCTCGGCGGAACGCGGTCGATCTCTCAGCGCATGAGGTCGGTGGCCGCGTGTTCGTATTTAAACGTACGTACCGAAGAGCCGACGGACGAGATCCCGATCGAACGTGTGCTCCGGGACGCTCGAGAACCACTCGACGGCGTCGATGGCTGGGTCGGTGGGGCCGCTCCGAAGAACGGAACGCGGCTCGGTCGGACGGGCGACGAACGTGACGAACCGAAACTCGTAGGACGCATTCGAGTCGCGTCGGACGAACGTCTGTTCGGCGATCGCGCCGAGCCCGACGATATCGATGTCGAGGCCGGTCTCCTCGTGAATTTCCCGACGAGCGCCGGCCTCGGGCGTCTCGGCGGCTTCGAGGCGACCGCCGGGGAGCAGCCACGTCTCGCCCTCGCGGACGAACAGCCCGCGGCCGTCGTGCACGACGAGCGCACCGACGCCCCAGCCGCCGTCGTCGCCACGGGCGACTCCTTTCTCGAAGCGTTCCGGATCGATCTCCACGCGTTCGACCTTGCGGTAGCAATCGCCGTACCGTGCGGATAGATCGTCGATCGAGGGCATCAGTCAGGGGAGGTCGACGTCGACGTCGTGTTGCAGACCGGCCGCTTTCACCGTGTTGTACAGCAACATCGCGCGGGTCATGGGTCCGACGCCGCCGGGGACGGGGGTGATCGCCCCGGCGACCTCTGCGACGGCGTCGTAGTCGACGTCACCGACCAGTTCGTAGCCCTTCTCGGTGTCGGCATCCACGCGGTTGACCCCCACGTCGATGACCGTCGTGCCATCGGTTACCATCTCCGCGTCGATGATTTCGGCGAGGCCGACGGCCGCCACGAGGATATCCGCGTTTCGGGCCTTTTCGGTCAGGTCCTCCGTTCGGGAGTGACAGACGGTGACCGTCGCGTTCCCGTCGTCTGCTTTCTGGAGCAGGAGGTTCGCGAGCGGCTTGCCGACGATGTTCGAGCGGCCGACGATGACCGCATCGGCACTCTCGGTCTCGATCTCGTACGCCTCGAGCAGTTTCTGGATGCCGTGGGGCGTGCACGGGCGATAGCGGTCGTTCCCGGCGACGAGGCGGCCGACATTTTCGGGGTGGAAGCCGTCGACGTCCTTCACCGGGTCGATCCGCCTGAGGACGCGCCGTTCGTCGACGTGCTCGGGAACGGGCATCTGGACCAAGATACCGTTGACCGTGGGGTCGGCGTTGAGTTCGTCGATCGTGTCGTAGAGCTCTGCTGCTGGCGCGTCGGGGTCGATTTCGACGTGGATCCCGTCGAT
Protein-coding regions in this window:
- a CDS encoding alanyl-tRNA editing protein, which translates into the protein MSSSKAPDDPDTLEFEATVERGGTDVVLSETYFYPEGGGQPADRGTLGGHTVLDVRTDDGAVVHVVDEPLDAGSTVSGIVDADFRRYCARSHTASHALYGAGRRLFDDLGYGGFGIDEQKVRVDFATPIDDAALVELERLVNRCVWESRAVDWERLPREAALARDDVAFNAKTEDELAGETVRIVEIDGWDAAACGGTHVSNTREIGPVTVLGRSNPGEGMTRVEFSVDPVGIDRRAVEKRAVLDAARTLGTGVGGIADAVGRIQAERDELRDDRDDLRQKLLEQRVAEIVDDAFERGDLRWAAGVVEADANALSDAVRDRPGEVDVLVLAAPDGSLAVGAESADAGDVVDELTERFGGGGGGSPDVAQAGGLDADGSAVVAFLRE
- a CDS encoding helix-turn-helix domain-containing protein; this translates as MTKYSTGGIGGDSGGACELCGADGTPLQTETVAGATLEVCAECARHGETKRSTSASANDGRASDRRRKAAQNAARLDDARTIETDWESGTDYEDDPLPYLVRGYGQLVEEARQNAGLQTDELAIELGVDEDDLVAVEQGRAARANVGGSVIDALEERLDIELSDE
- a CDS encoding DUF420 domain-containing protein, encoding MTTGDTMVRAWAREHVPALTAILSIASLALVFGAALQVIPAAALPRVESLLNAIPHVNAIISLSAIGTILLGVREIRRGNVDRHRALMLASFALFAAFLLLYLYRVTLVGPSDFPGPSAVRTYLYLPFLAIHIALAVICIPFVFYALLSAGTRSVSEIYGTNHRRAGRVAASLWLVSFSMGIVIYALLYHVY
- a CDS encoding DUF7836 family putative zinc-binding protein; the protein is METYVRLLCPECGKAWQKSPNELPEPARTFHCPGCHASRRLSEFARTEHDLQTLKAL
- a CDS encoding transcription initiation factor IIB; the encoded protein is MSDTKIRTYTEKSRTEPTERVDSTESVSTCPECGARLEADSEHGETVCTECGLVVEEDSIDRGPEWRAFDSAEKDQKSRVGAPTTNMMHDKGLSTNIGWQDKDAYGKQLSTRQRQKMQRLRTWNERFRTRDSKERNLKQALGEIDRMASALGLPENVRETASVIYRRALDENLLPGRSIEGVSTAALYTAARQAGVPRSLDEIERVSRVDRMELTRTYRYIIRELNLEVAPADPESYIPRFVSDLDLSDEVERRARELIDAARGDGLLSGKSPVGLAAAAVYAAALLCNEKVTQNDVSEVADISEVTIRNRYKELLEAGEIATA
- a CDS encoding DUF357 domain-containing protein, whose amino-acid sequence is MPADLEEKTDRYETLLSSALEAAEIAPQEGTPLYEAAVEFREMAASYLEDGRHFRTQGDPVNALASFSYGHGWMDAGARIGVFEVPTDGHLFTV
- a CDS encoding PadR family transcriptional regulator, translated to MHDLTGFQRDLLYVIAGLEEPHGLAIKEELEDYYEKEIHHGRLYPNLDTLVEKGLVEKGQRDRRTNFYTLTRRGRREIDARRDWEDQYVDIE
- a CDS encoding DUF7117 family protein, with product MKIRGQRECKACGTQWSYYETGEISCPSCGSHHSVGTDDERTLHTATSATLDLTPLRGNVDSEPIGRLADRASDRARGFTRGYGFIDAGRLRPLDDAYLAAMELKHVAAELGRRLTVDEDEEWYFSGLLRADEGDRPDNDSVPRSLRAARGLACANAVREYRADLRSYVQEHPDSAVDGALERLGTHIKRIRALDGDVPPPEAERLVAAARSIGRYLIDGDEGELTLAESRLDSLE
- a CDS encoding NUDIX domain-containing protein, which gives rise to MPSIDDLSARYGDCYRKVERVEIDPERFEKGVARGDDGGWGVGALVVHDGRGLFVREGETWLLPGGRLEAAETPEAGARREIHEETGLDIDIVGLGAIAEQTFVRRDSNASYEFRFVTFVARPTEPRSVLRSGPTDPAIDAVEWFSSVPEHTFDRDLVRRLFGTYV
- a CDS encoding bifunctional methylenetetrahydrofolate dehydrogenase/methenyltetrahydrofolate cyclohydrolase — translated: MTEVIDGKAVAADIRESLAACIATLDDEGVEPGLATVLMSDDPASETYVSMKQRDCEEVGIDGIHVEIDPDAPAAELYDTIDELNADPTVNGILVQMPVPEHVDERRVLRRIDPVKDVDGFHPENVGRLVAGNDRYRPCTPHGIQKLLEAYEIETESADAVIVGRSNIVGKPLANLLLQKADDGNATVTVCHSRTEDLTEKARNADILVAAVGLAEIIDAEMVTDGTTVIDVGVNRVDADTEKGYELVGDVDYDAVAEVAGAITPVPGGVGPMTRAMLLYNTVKAAGLQHDVDVDLP